The following proteins come from a genomic window of Zingiber officinale cultivar Zhangliang unplaced genomic scaffold, Zo_v1.1 ctg26, whole genome shotgun sequence:
- the LOC122037339 gene encoding protein REVEILLE 6-like isoform X2 translates to MVLVNPPPDGGTGIRADPGALGMALPGFVGSLPDDGTKKIRKPYTITKSRESWTEQEHDKFLEALQLFNRDWKKIEAFVGSKTVIQIRSHAQKYFLKVQKNGTVAHVPPPRPKRKAACPYPQKTSKNAPQIAQPKPFQVTYLHEQSYVYGTKSSSLLRNSCNEGAQPGVIVVENCCLSSIESPCASQASCEKCKQGNQIALLQAMPDFVQVYNFLGSVFDPSTRCHLQKLKEMDPVDVETVCLYALLLMRNLSINLTSPDFEDHMKLLAGYGSQVSEPKPVSADKLLLAN, encoded by the exons ATGGTCCTTGTTAATCCACCGCCCGACGGTGGAACTGGAATCCGGGCCGACCCCGGCGCGCTGGGAATGGCGCTCCCCGGATTCGTGGGCTCCCTGCCGGATGACGGCACCAAGAAGATCCGGAAGCCCTACACTATCACCAAGTCTAGGGAGAGCTGGACGGAGCAGGAGCACGACAAATTCCTAGAAGCGCTCCAGCT TTTCAATCGTGACTGGAAAAAAATAGAAGCATTTGTTGGCTCAAAGACAGTTATCCAG ATAAGAAGTCACGCACAGAAGTACTTCTTAAAGGTCCAAAAGAATGGAACTGTTGCTCATGTACCACCACCTCGGCCCAAGCGTAAAGCAGCTTGTCCATATCCACAAAAGACATCTAAGAATG CTCCTCAAATAGCTCAACCAAAACCATTTCAAGTTACATATTTGCATGAACAAAGCTATGTCTATGGGACCAAGTCATCGTCCTTGCTCAGGAACTCTTGCAATG AAGGTGCACAACCAGGAGTTATTGTAGTTGAGAATTGCTGTTTGAGCAGTATTGAAAGCCCTTGTGCATCCCAAGCAAGCTGTGAAAAATGCAAGCAAGGAAACCAAATAGCATTACTTCAGG CCATGCCAGATTTTGTTCAGGTATACAACTTCTTAGGCAGTGTTTTTGATCCAAGTACAAGATGCCATTTACAGAAGCTAAAGGAGATGGATCCTGTTGATGTTGAAACAGTATGCCTCTAT GCTTTATTGTTAATGAGGAATCTGTCCATCAATTTGACTAGCCCTGATTTTGAAGATCAT ATGAAGTTACTGGCCGGGTATGGCTCTCAAGTGTCGGAACCTAAACCTGTCAGCGCTGACAAGCTACTACTTGCTAATTAA
- the LOC122037341 gene encoding transcription repressor OFP8-like, with amino-acid sequence MSAQRRRSSSFIGLAGCGCRNSKSVAVSSSSSDAKSTIAAAAAAPAQQRAREATSSGETLTMTSPSTSSYWDPEIKVVESSASTPSVSGLLRQLGELEQDVASWAQCTPPPPQRKRQHKRSFSEGGGRRVEEESVAVVRETKDPLGEFRRSMLQMIVEKEIVDGEELQELLRRLLTLNAPQHHTTILQAFAEIWEEVFAGYEHTPKLLHRATAPRLAAPRRA; translated from the coding sequence ATGAGCGCGCAGCGGAGGAGGAGCAGCTCCTTCATCGGCCTAGCCGGATGCGGCTGCCGGAACTCCAAATCGGTGGCGGTctcgtcgtcgagctccgacgcgaAATCTACGATTGCAGCGGCGGCGGCAGCTCCGGCACAGCAGAGGGCGCGTGAGGCGACGTCGTCGGGGGAGACTCTCACGATGACCTCGCCCTCCACCTCCTCCTACTGGGATCCAGAGATCAAGGTGGTGGAGAGCTCCGCCAGCACGCCGAGCGTCTCCGGCCTACTCCGCCAGCTCGGCGAGCTAGAGCAGGACGTGGCGTCCTGGGCGCAGTgcacgccgccgccgccgcagcgGAAGCGGCAGCATAAGCGTAGCTTCAGTGAGGGCGGCGGGCGGCGGGTGGAGGAGGAAAGCGTGGCTGTGGTGAGGGAGACAAAGGACCCGCTGGGTGAGTTTCGGAGGTCGATGCTGCAGATGATCGTGGAGAAAGAGATCGTCGACGGCGAGGAGCTACAGGAGCTTCTCCGCCGGTTGCTCACGCTCAACGCGCCGCAGCACCACACCACCATCCTCCAGGCCTTTGCGGAGATATGGGAGGAAGTGTTCGCCGGCTACGAGCACACTCCGAAGCTCCTCCACAGAGCCACCGCCCCGAGACTTGCAGCTCCCCGGCGAGCCTAA
- the LOC122037339 gene encoding protein REVEILLE 6-like isoform X4, which translates to MVLVNPPPDGGTGIRADPGALGMALPGFVGSLPDDGTKKIRKPYTITKSRESWTEQEHDKFLEALQLFNRDWKKIEAFVGSKTVIQIRSHAQKYFLKVQKNGTVAHVPPPRPKRKAACPYPQKTSKNAPQIAQPKPFQVTYLHEQSYVYGTKSSSLLRNSCNEGAQPGVIVVENCCLSSIESPCASQASCEKCKQGNQIALLQAMPDFVQVYNFLGSVFDPSTRCHLQKLKEMDPVDVETALLLMRNLSINLTSPDFEDHVSIFHYLSSTTATTWLHACIECIIFVG; encoded by the exons ATGGTCCTTGTTAATCCACCGCCCGACGGTGGAACTGGAATCCGGGCCGACCCCGGCGCGCTGGGAATGGCGCTCCCCGGATTCGTGGGCTCCCTGCCGGATGACGGCACCAAGAAGATCCGGAAGCCCTACACTATCACCAAGTCTAGGGAGAGCTGGACGGAGCAGGAGCACGACAAATTCCTAGAAGCGCTCCAGCT TTTCAATCGTGACTGGAAAAAAATAGAAGCATTTGTTGGCTCAAAGACAGTTATCCAG ATAAGAAGTCACGCACAGAAGTACTTCTTAAAGGTCCAAAAGAATGGAACTGTTGCTCATGTACCACCACCTCGGCCCAAGCGTAAAGCAGCTTGTCCATATCCACAAAAGACATCTAAGAATG CTCCTCAAATAGCTCAACCAAAACCATTTCAAGTTACATATTTGCATGAACAAAGCTATGTCTATGGGACCAAGTCATCGTCCTTGCTCAGGAACTCTTGCAATG AAGGTGCACAACCAGGAGTTATTGTAGTTGAGAATTGCTGTTTGAGCAGTATTGAAAGCCCTTGTGCATCCCAAGCAAGCTGTGAAAAATGCAAGCAAGGAAACCAAATAGCATTACTTCAGG CCATGCCAGATTTTGTTCAGGTATACAACTTCTTAGGCAGTGTTTTTGATCCAAGTACAAGATGCCATTTACAGAAGCTAAAGGAGATGGATCCTGTTGATGTTGAAACA GCTTTATTGTTAATGAGGAATCTGTCCATCAATTTGACTAGCCCTGATTTTGAAGATCATGTAAGTATCTTCCATTATTTGTCAAGTACAACTGCCACGACTTGGTTGCATGCTTGCATCGAATGTATCATTTTTGTAGGGTAG
- the LOC122037334 gene encoding uncharacterized protein LOC122037334: MEKKMLIAMSSPKARPLGGRPWRWVKTLFFLASMLVSLLLDCAPPPLLVVVLDLLFPAALISAAAADSSLSAAAMSHQLRSFRFRSSLVDLPLVSALRSVLILCAFLACGGSRGAYLGVASVCGSASVVYVLLKVSGMAAAEAADSSLRGGEPRRVLSVAAGDNVTAAVEALFLASVAMAVAHIVVAYRTSCRERRKMLVYRIDVEAVKVKGGLIRGDIKL; encoded by the exons ATGGAGAAGAAGATGCTGATCGCCATGAGCTCCCCGAAGGCTAGGCCGCTCGGCGGCCGCCCGTGGAGATGGGTCAAGACCCTCTTCTTCCTCGCCTCCATGCTCGTTTCCCTCCTCCTTGACTGCGCGCCTCCGCCTCTCCTCGTCGTCGTCCTCGACTTGCTCTTCCCCGCCGCGCTCATCTCCGCCGCCGCGGCTGACTCTTCCCTCTCCGCCGCCGCTATGTCCCACCAGCTCCGGAGCTTCCGCTTCCGCTCCTCGCTGGTCGACCTCCCCCTCGTCTCCGCGCTCCGATCCGTCTTGATCCTAT GTGCTTTTCTAGCGTGCGGCGGGAGCCGGGGGGCGTACCTCGGCGTCGCCTCCGTCTGCGGCTCCGCCTCCGTCGTCTACGTCCTGCTCAAGGTCTCCGGCATGGCAGCGGCGGAGGCGGCGGACAGTTCGCTTCGAGGAGGGGAGCCGCGGCGGGTCCTCTCGGTGGCCGCCGGCGACAACGTGACGGCGGCTGTGGAGGCGCTGTTCCTGGCCTCGGTGGCGATGGCCGTCGCGCACATCGTGGTGGCGTACAGGACCAGCTGCCGGGAGCGGCGCAAGATGCTCGTCTACCGGATCGACGTCGAAGCG GTAAAAGTAAAAGGAGGACTGATCAGAGGAGACATCAAACTATGA
- the LOC122037337 gene encoding homeobox protein BEL1 homolog, whose protein sequence is MAYDQSGHHATLGYTDFSSGAGAMQGFQSSQELYGLQQAAAGMDVVGRTFFPPVAAAASSSAAAAPPMSEHLMCPWPPAPQNRMLVDVDHSAARFLFPAAPQCEPPPMALANTSGLSLSLNHALTNSRDHHHHHHQPPQLLKNSKFLIPARELLNEFCNLEIAAAAGVSSGSSKLKAASKNKQQWEGGGPSSSSTPANHSTLYTLNVHELQARKAKLLAMLEEVDNRYRRYREQMRAVVASFEGVAGEGAATVYSALASKVMSRHFRCLRDGIAEQVQAMRRAMGEKDDAVAPGTTRGETPRLKRIDQCLRQQRAFHHAGMMESHPWRPQRGLPERSVSILRAWLFEHFLHPYPSDVDKHILARQTGLSRSQVSNWFINARVRLWKPMVEEMYMEETKDSEMQTSAQLDDAADDNNDNNHAAGRGLLYNPLQLEMDEEQKPGAGQLQLPDPDSLSWVISGHDGAGSSKGYQNPSESFGVIDIDFASYGGGAGPGMPHAGGVSLTLGLQQHDGGGGTGRPGVSLSFSPPATQLLAREAQMGERQAAGSHQFSSMMEDEAQNATTVYRNLMGAHQLLRDLAG, encoded by the exons ATGGCTTATGATCAGTCGGGGCATCACGCGACCTTGGGTTACACCGATTTCTCCTCCGGCGCCGGCGCGATGCAGGGCTTTCAGTCGAGCCAGGAGCTGTACGGCCTGCAGCAAGCGGCTGCGGGGATGGACGTCGTGGGGCGAACCTTCTTTCCCCCGGTCGCCGCCGCCGCCagctcctccgccgccgccgcaccGCCGATGAGCGAGCATCTGATGTGCCCGTGGCCGCCGGCGCCGCAGAATCGGATGCTCGTCGACGTCGACCACTCCGCCGCGAGGTTTCTATTTCCGGCGGCACCGCAGTGCGAGCCGCCACCCATGGCCCTCGCCAACACCAGCGGCTTGTCCCTGTCCTTAAACCACGCTCTAACCAATTCAAGagatcaccaccaccaccaccaccagccGCCCCAGCTGCTGaagaactccaagttcttgattCCAGCTCGGGAGCTACTCAACGAGTTCTGTAATCTCGaaatcgccgccgccgccggcgtCAGTAGCGGATCTTCCAAGCTCAAGGCAGCTAGCAAAAACAAGCAGCAGTGGGAGGGAGGAGGTCCCTCTAGCTCCTCCACTCCCGCCAACCACTCCACCCTTTACACCTTGAACGTCCATGAGCTTCAAGCCCGGAAGGCCAAGCTCCTGGCCATGCTAGAAGAG GTGGACAACCGGTACAGAAGATATCGCGAGCAGATGCGGGCCGTGGTGGCGTCGTTCGAGGGGGTGGCCGGCGAGGGGGCGGCGACGGTCTACTCCGCGCTGGCGTCGAAGGTGATGTCGAGGCACTTCCGGTGCCTGCGGGACGGGATCGCGGAGCAGGTGCAGGCGATGCGGCGGGCGATGGGGGAGAAGGACGACGCGGTCGCGCCGGGGACGACCCGCGGCGAGACGCCGAGGCTGAAGAGGATCGACCAGTGCCTGCGCCAGCAGCGGGCGTTCCACCACGCCGGCATGATGGAGAGCCACCCCTGGCGGCCGCAGAGGGGCCTCCCCGAGCGCTCCGTCTCCATCCTTCGTGCATGGCTCTTCGAGCACTTCCTCCACCC GTATCCTAGCGACGTTGATAAACACATATTAGCTCGGCAAACTGGACTCTCCAGGAGTCAG GTATCGAATTGGTTTATAAACGCTCGGGTACGGCTATGGAAGCCGATGGTGGAGGAGATGTACATGGAAGAAACGAAGGACAGCGAGATGCAAACGTCGGCGCAACTGGACGACGCCGCCGACGATAACAATGACAACAACCACGCCGCTGGCCGGGGTCTGCTTTACAACCCCCTGCAGCTGGAGATGGACGAGGAGCAGAAGCCGGGAGCAGGACAGCTGCAGCTTCCCGACCCGGACTCCCTCTCCTGGGTCATCAGCGGCCACGACGGCGCCGGCAGCAGCAAGGGCTACCAAAACCCTAGCGAGAGCTTCGGCGTCATCGACATCGACTTCGCCTCGTACGGAGGCGGCGCCGGGCCGGGAATGCCGCACGCCGGCGGCGTGTCCCTCACTCTCGGCCTGCAGCAGCACGACGGCGGCGGGGGAACCGGGAGGCCGGGCGTGAGCCTGTCGTTCTCGCCGCCGGCGACGCAGCTGCTCGCGAGGGAGGCGCAGATGGGGGAGCGCCAGGCGGCCGGGAGCCACCAGTTCTCCTCGATGATGGAGGACGAGGCGCAGAATGCGACGACGGTGTATAGGAACCTGATGGGAGCCCATCAGCTGCTGCGGGACTTGGCCGGGTAA
- the LOC122037339 gene encoding protein REVEILLE 6-like isoform X3, producing MVLVNPPPDGGTGIRADPGALGMALPGFVGSLPDDGTKKIRKPYTITKSRESWTEQEHDKFLEALQLFNRDWKKIEAFVGSKTVIQIRSHAQKYFLKVQKNGTVAHVPPPRPKRKAACPYPQKTSKNAPQIAQPKPFQVTYLHEQSYVYGTKSSSLLRNSCNGAQPGVIVVENCCLSSIESPCASQASCEKCKQGNQIALLQAMPDFVQVYNFLGSVFDPSTRCHLQKLKEMDPVDVETVCLYALLLMRNLSINLTSPDFEDHVSIFHYLSSTTATTWLHACIECIIFVG from the exons ATGGTCCTTGTTAATCCACCGCCCGACGGTGGAACTGGAATCCGGGCCGACCCCGGCGCGCTGGGAATGGCGCTCCCCGGATTCGTGGGCTCCCTGCCGGATGACGGCACCAAGAAGATCCGGAAGCCCTACACTATCACCAAGTCTAGGGAGAGCTGGACGGAGCAGGAGCACGACAAATTCCTAGAAGCGCTCCAGCT TTTCAATCGTGACTGGAAAAAAATAGAAGCATTTGTTGGCTCAAAGACAGTTATCCAG ATAAGAAGTCACGCACAGAAGTACTTCTTAAAGGTCCAAAAGAATGGAACTGTTGCTCATGTACCACCACCTCGGCCCAAGCGTAAAGCAGCTTGTCCATATCCACAAAAGACATCTAAGAATG CTCCTCAAATAGCTCAACCAAAACCATTTCAAGTTACATATTTGCATGAACAAAGCTATGTCTATGGGACCAAGTCATCGTCCTTGCTCAGGAACTCTTGCAATG GTGCACAACCAGGAGTTATTGTAGTTGAGAATTGCTGTTTGAGCAGTATTGAAAGCCCTTGTGCATCCCAAGCAAGCTGTGAAAAATGCAAGCAAGGAAACCAAATAGCATTACTTCAGG CCATGCCAGATTTTGTTCAGGTATACAACTTCTTAGGCAGTGTTTTTGATCCAAGTACAAGATGCCATTTACAGAAGCTAAAGGAGATGGATCCTGTTGATGTTGAAACAGTATGCCTCTAT GCTTTATTGTTAATGAGGAATCTGTCCATCAATTTGACTAGCCCTGATTTTGAAGATCATGTAAGTATCTTCCATTATTTGTCAAGTACAACTGCCACGACTTGGTTGCATGCTTGCATCGAATGTATCATTTTTGTAGGGTAG
- the LOC122037339 gene encoding protein REVEILLE 6-like isoform X5 has product MVLVNPPPDGGTGIRADPGALGMALPGFVGSLPDDGTKKIRKPYTITKSRESWTEQEHDKFLEALQLFNRDWKKIEAFVGSKTVIQIRSHAQKYFLKVQKNGTVAHVPPPRPKRKAACPYPQKTSKNAPQIAQPKPFQVTYLHEQSYVYGTKSSSLLRNSCNEGAQPGVIVVENCCLSSIESPCASQASCEKCKQGNQIALLQAMPDFVQVYNFLGSVFDPSTRCHLQKLKEMDPVDVETALLLMRNLSINLTSPDFEDHMKLLAGYGSQVSEPKPVSADKLLLAN; this is encoded by the exons ATGGTCCTTGTTAATCCACCGCCCGACGGTGGAACTGGAATCCGGGCCGACCCCGGCGCGCTGGGAATGGCGCTCCCCGGATTCGTGGGCTCCCTGCCGGATGACGGCACCAAGAAGATCCGGAAGCCCTACACTATCACCAAGTCTAGGGAGAGCTGGACGGAGCAGGAGCACGACAAATTCCTAGAAGCGCTCCAGCT TTTCAATCGTGACTGGAAAAAAATAGAAGCATTTGTTGGCTCAAAGACAGTTATCCAG ATAAGAAGTCACGCACAGAAGTACTTCTTAAAGGTCCAAAAGAATGGAACTGTTGCTCATGTACCACCACCTCGGCCCAAGCGTAAAGCAGCTTGTCCATATCCACAAAAGACATCTAAGAATG CTCCTCAAATAGCTCAACCAAAACCATTTCAAGTTACATATTTGCATGAACAAAGCTATGTCTATGGGACCAAGTCATCGTCCTTGCTCAGGAACTCTTGCAATG AAGGTGCACAACCAGGAGTTATTGTAGTTGAGAATTGCTGTTTGAGCAGTATTGAAAGCCCTTGTGCATCCCAAGCAAGCTGTGAAAAATGCAAGCAAGGAAACCAAATAGCATTACTTCAGG CCATGCCAGATTTTGTTCAGGTATACAACTTCTTAGGCAGTGTTTTTGATCCAAGTACAAGATGCCATTTACAGAAGCTAAAGGAGATGGATCCTGTTGATGTTGAAACA GCTTTATTGTTAATGAGGAATCTGTCCATCAATTTGACTAGCCCTGATTTTGAAGATCAT ATGAAGTTACTGGCCGGGTATGGCTCTCAAGTGTCGGAACCTAAACCTGTCAGCGCTGACAAGCTACTACTTGCTAATTAA
- the LOC122037339 gene encoding protein REVEILLE 6-like isoform X1, with protein MVLVNPPPDGGTGIRADPGALGMALPGFVGSLPDDGTKKIRKPYTITKSRESWTEQEHDKFLEALQLFNRDWKKIEAFVGSKTVIQIRSHAQKYFLKVQKNGTVAHVPPPRPKRKAACPYPQKTSKNAPQIAQPKPFQVTYLHEQSYVYGTKSSSLLRNSCNEGAQPGVIVVENCCLSSIESPCASQASCEKCKQGNQIALLQAMPDFVQVYNFLGSVFDPSTRCHLQKLKEMDPVDVETVCLYALLLMRNLSINLTSPDFEDHVSIFHYLSSTTATTWLHACIECIIFVG; from the exons ATGGTCCTTGTTAATCCACCGCCCGACGGTGGAACTGGAATCCGGGCCGACCCCGGCGCGCTGGGAATGGCGCTCCCCGGATTCGTGGGCTCCCTGCCGGATGACGGCACCAAGAAGATCCGGAAGCCCTACACTATCACCAAGTCTAGGGAGAGCTGGACGGAGCAGGAGCACGACAAATTCCTAGAAGCGCTCCAGCT TTTCAATCGTGACTGGAAAAAAATAGAAGCATTTGTTGGCTCAAAGACAGTTATCCAG ATAAGAAGTCACGCACAGAAGTACTTCTTAAAGGTCCAAAAGAATGGAACTGTTGCTCATGTACCACCACCTCGGCCCAAGCGTAAAGCAGCTTGTCCATATCCACAAAAGACATCTAAGAATG CTCCTCAAATAGCTCAACCAAAACCATTTCAAGTTACATATTTGCATGAACAAAGCTATGTCTATGGGACCAAGTCATCGTCCTTGCTCAGGAACTCTTGCAATG AAGGTGCACAACCAGGAGTTATTGTAGTTGAGAATTGCTGTTTGAGCAGTATTGAAAGCCCTTGTGCATCCCAAGCAAGCTGTGAAAAATGCAAGCAAGGAAACCAAATAGCATTACTTCAGG CCATGCCAGATTTTGTTCAGGTATACAACTTCTTAGGCAGTGTTTTTGATCCAAGTACAAGATGCCATTTACAGAAGCTAAAGGAGATGGATCCTGTTGATGTTGAAACAGTATGCCTCTAT GCTTTATTGTTAATGAGGAATCTGTCCATCAATTTGACTAGCCCTGATTTTGAAGATCATGTAAGTATCTTCCATTATTTGTCAAGTACAACTGCCACGACTTGGTTGCATGCTTGCATCGAATGTATCATTTTTGTAGGGTAG